In a genomic window of Saccharothrix sp. HUAS TT1:
- a CDS encoding SRPBCC family protein gives MPLNSYRFRSVWSVDSSPGRVFDVLADLGSYPAWWPEVRRARQVAADAAELTCRSFLPYDLVFQAWHNAKEPAAGLLRADLVGDLDGTASWRIFPEGSGARLVYDQEVVVRKPLLRRLALVGRPLLEVNHELMMRSGRRGLRTYLAGFRAALDG, from the coding sequence ATGCCGCTGAACTCGTACCGCTTCCGCAGCGTCTGGTCGGTGGACAGCTCTCCCGGTCGGGTGTTCGACGTGCTCGCCGACCTGGGCAGCTACCCGGCGTGGTGGCCGGAGGTGCGGCGGGCGCGCCAGGTCGCCGCCGACGCGGCCGAGCTGACGTGCCGCTCCTTCCTGCCCTACGACCTGGTGTTCCAGGCGTGGCACAACGCCAAGGAGCCGGCGGCGGGGTTGTTGCGCGCCGACCTGGTCGGCGACCTGGACGGCACGGCGAGCTGGCGGATCTTCCCGGAGGGCTCGGGCGCGCGGCTGGTGTACGACCAGGAGGTGGTGGTGCGCAAGCCGCTGCTGCGCCGCCTGGCGCTCGTGGGCCGACCGCTGCTGGAGGTCAACCACGAGCTGATGATGCGCAGCGGCAGGCGGGGCCTGCGCACCTACCTGGCCGGGTTCCGGGCCGCGCTGGACGGCTAG
- a CDS encoding amidohydrolase family protein produces MDIVFRGARVVDGTGAPARAADVGVRDGRIAAIGDRLDGRRVVDADGRVLAPGFIDMHSHSDLQLLVNPDHLAKVSQGVTTEVLGQDGLSYAPVDDDALTAMRAQLAGWNDDPPGFDWSWRTVGEYLDRLDRGIAVNAAYLVPQGTLRVLCVGYDDRPATAAELDRMREVLARSLREGAMGMSSGLTYTPGMYADTAELTELCRVVGELGGFYSPHHRSYGAGALEAYAEVVRVSRDAGCPLHLAHATMNFDVNRGRAGELLDLLDRAIADGADITLDTYPYLPGATYLSALLPSWAGEGGPEATLARLADPGARERIRAEVEDTGSDGCHGVPVDWDAIEVNGVREAGNAHLVGSSIAASARRAGRPPAELYFDVLLSERLGASCLMHVGHEDNVQAIMRHPAHTGGSDGLLVGDRPHPRAWGTFPRYLARYVRDLGVLGLEECVAHLTGRAARRLRLTDRGLVREGWAADLVLFDPDTVADTATFDQPRQAAAGISHVLVNGVPVLDDGARTDALPGRSLRNPRSRT; encoded by the coding sequence GTGGACATCGTCTTCAGGGGCGCGCGGGTCGTGGACGGCACCGGCGCGCCCGCCCGCGCGGCCGACGTCGGGGTGCGGGACGGCCGGATCGCCGCGATCGGCGACCGGCTCGACGGCAGGCGGGTCGTCGATGCCGACGGCCGGGTGCTCGCGCCCGGGTTCATCGACATGCACTCCCACTCCGACCTCCAGCTGCTGGTCAACCCCGACCACCTGGCCAAGGTGTCCCAGGGCGTCACCACCGAGGTCCTGGGCCAGGACGGGCTGTCCTACGCGCCCGTGGACGACGACGCGCTCACCGCGATGCGCGCCCAGCTCGCCGGCTGGAACGACGACCCGCCCGGGTTCGACTGGAGCTGGCGCACGGTCGGCGAGTACCTGGACCGCCTCGACCGGGGCATCGCGGTCAACGCCGCCTACCTCGTGCCCCAGGGCACGCTGCGGGTGCTGTGCGTCGGCTACGACGACCGGCCCGCCACCGCCGCCGAGCTGGACCGGATGCGCGAGGTGCTGGCGCGGTCGCTGCGCGAGGGCGCGATGGGCATGTCGTCCGGCCTCACCTACACCCCCGGCATGTACGCCGACACCGCCGAGCTGACCGAGCTGTGCCGCGTCGTCGGCGAGCTGGGCGGGTTCTACAGCCCGCACCACCGCAGCTACGGCGCGGGCGCGCTGGAGGCGTACGCCGAGGTGGTGCGGGTGTCGCGGGACGCGGGCTGCCCCCTGCACCTGGCGCACGCCACGATGAACTTCGACGTCAACCGGGGACGGGCGGGCGAGCTGCTGGACCTGCTCGACCGGGCCATCGCCGACGGCGCGGACATCACCCTCGACACCTACCCGTACCTGCCCGGCGCGACGTACCTGTCCGCGCTGCTGCCCAGCTGGGCGGGCGAGGGCGGACCGGAGGCCACCCTGGCCCGGCTCGCCGACCCCGGCGCCCGCGAGCGCATCCGGGCCGAGGTCGAGGACACCGGCTCCGACGGCTGCCACGGCGTGCCGGTCGACTGGGACGCCATCGAGGTCAACGGCGTGCGCGAGGCCGGGAACGCGCACCTGGTCGGCTCCTCGATCGCCGCGTCCGCCCGCCGGGCCGGGCGGCCGCCCGCCGAGCTGTACTTCGACGTGCTGCTCTCCGAGCGGCTGGGCGCCTCGTGCCTGATGCACGTCGGCCACGAGGACAACGTCCAGGCGATCATGCGGCACCCCGCGCACACCGGCGGCAGCGACGGGCTGCTGGTCGGCGACCGCCCCCACCCCCGCGCCTGGGGCACCTTCCCCCGCTACCTCGCCCGCTACGTGCGCGACCTCGGCGTGCTCGGCCTGGAGGAGTGCGTCGCCCACCTCACCGGACGCGCCGCGCGGCGGCTGCGGCTGACCGACCGCGGGCTGGTGCGGGAGGGGTGGGCCGCCGACCTCGTGCTGTTCGACCCCGACACCGTCGCCGACACCGCCACCTTCGACCAGCCCCGGCAGGCCGCCGCGGGCATCAGCCACGTCCTGGTCAACGGCGTCCCCGTGCTCGACGACGGCGCGCGGACCGACGCCCTGCCCGGACGTTCCCTGCGCAACCCCCGGAGCCGCACGTGA
- a CDS encoding amino acid deaminase — translation MDLDALAAIRAERVDWRFKGLPADVFGATVGDVAGRRLDLFADGFVGPLVVLDAAALEHNLATMARWCADRGVLLAPHGKTTMAPQLFARQLAHGAWGITAANTSQLRVYRAFGVRRVLLANQLVDPAGLRWLARELAADDTFEFTCWVDSVAGVARMTEALGEVDRPVDVLVELGARGGRTGARDQATALEVARAAAASPALRLTGVGGYEGALAHDASAEARSVVDGYLDSLRELAIGLRELFEVDEPIVTAGGSAYFDQVAAKLTAAWPFPVRPVLRSGAYVTHDDGFYRGISPLGRTPGAEPFRSALRAWAQVTSKPQPDLALLTLGKRDASFDEGLPEPQVVRGRDGVERPLRAEVTALNDQHAFVRLSGDDVEVGEWVGLGLSHPCTVFDKWPLIPVVEGATVVDLVRTYF, via the coding sequence GTGGATCTCGACGCACTGGCCGCCATCCGCGCCGAACGGGTCGACTGGAGGTTCAAGGGCCTGCCCGCCGACGTGTTCGGCGCGACGGTCGGCGACGTGGCCGGGCGGCGGCTCGACCTGTTCGCCGACGGCTTCGTCGGACCGCTGGTCGTGCTGGACGCCGCCGCGCTGGAGCACAACCTGGCCACCATGGCCCGCTGGTGCGCCGACCGCGGCGTGCTGCTCGCGCCGCACGGCAAGACGACCATGGCCCCGCAGCTGTTCGCCCGCCAGTTGGCGCACGGCGCGTGGGGCATCACCGCGGCCAACACCAGCCAGCTGCGCGTCTACCGGGCGTTCGGGGTGCGGCGGGTGCTGCTGGCCAACCAGCTGGTCGACCCGGCCGGGCTGCGGTGGCTGGCCCGGGAGCTGGCCGCCGACGACACGTTCGAGTTCACCTGTTGGGTGGATTCCGTCGCGGGCGTGGCGCGGATGACCGAGGCGTTGGGCGAGGTCGACCGGCCGGTGGACGTGCTGGTGGAGCTGGGCGCGCGGGGTGGCCGGACCGGCGCGCGCGACCAGGCCACGGCGCTGGAGGTGGCCCGTGCCGCCGCCGCGAGCCCCGCGCTGCGGCTGACCGGCGTCGGCGGGTACGAGGGGGCGCTGGCGCACGACGCGTCGGCCGAGGCGCGGTCCGTCGTGGACGGCTACCTGGACTCGCTGCGGGAGCTGGCGATCGGGCTGCGGGAGCTGTTCGAGGTGGACGAGCCGATCGTCACCGCGGGCGGCAGCGCGTACTTCGACCAGGTGGCCGCGAAGCTGACCGCGGCGTGGCCGTTCCCGGTGCGGCCGGTGCTGCGCAGCGGCGCGTACGTCACCCACGACGACGGGTTCTACCGCGGCATCTCGCCGCTGGGCCGCACGCCCGGCGCCGAGCCGTTCCGCAGCGCCCTGCGCGCGTGGGCGCAGGTCACCTCCAAGCCGCAGCCCGACCTGGCGCTGCTGACGCTGGGCAAGCGGGACGCGTCGTTCGACGAGGGCCTGCCCGAGCCGCAGGTCGTCCGCGGCCGGGACGGCGTCGAGCGGCCGCTGCGCGCCGAGGTCACCGCGCTCAACGACCAGCACGCGTTCGTGCGGCTGTCCGGCGACGACGTCGAGGTCGGCGAGTGGGTCGGCCTCGGCCTGTCCCACCCCTGCACGGTGTTCGACAAGTGGCCGCTGATCCCGGTGGTCGAGGGCGCCACCGTGGTCGACCTCGTGCGCACCTACTTCTGA
- the uvrA gene encoding excinuclease ABC subunit UvrA, with amino-acid sequence MADRLVVRGAREHNLRGVDLDLPRDSLIVFTGLSGSGKSSLAFDTIFAEGQRRYVESLSAYARQFLGQMDKPDVDFIEGLSPAVSIDQKSTSRNPRSTVGTITEVYDYLRLLYARAGKAHCPTCGEAISKQTPQQIVDQVLAMAAGTKFQVLAPVIRGRKGEYLDLFSTLQSQGYSRAKVDGVVHALAEVPKLKKQEKHHIAVVIDRLSVKASAKQRLTDSVETALRLADGLVELEFVDVPEGDPGRVRGFSENLACPNGHPLAIEDLEPRSFSFNSPYGACPACTGIGVRKEVDPELVVPDDELSLAEGAIAPWASGQTAEYFTRLLESLGLAIGFRMDTPWRQLPAKVQKAVLHGVDEQVNVRYKNRYGRERSYYANFEGVIPFLERRQEQTESEYMREKYEGYMREVPCPTCQGTRLKPEILAVTLHHGRKGDKSIAEVCAMSVAECSDFLDGLKLGKRESMIAGAVLKEIQARLHFLLDVGLNYLSLDRASGTLSGGEAQRIRLATQIGSGLVGVLYVLDEPSIGLHQRDNHKLIETLTRLRDLGNTLIVVEHDEDTIRTSDWVVDIGPGAGEHGGKVVHSGPYQELLKNKESITGAYLAGREEIPMPAARRKVDKKRQLTVVGAREHNLRGIDVSFPLGCLVSVTGVSGSGKSTLVNDILATVLANKLNGARQVPGRHTRVRGLDQVDKLVQVDQSPIGRTPRSNPATYTGVFDHIRKLFAATTEAKVRGYQPGRFSFNVKGGRCEACAGDGTIKIEMNFLPDVYVPCEVCKGARYNRETLEVHYKGKTISEVLDMPIEEAAGFFEPINAIHRHLRTLVDVGLGYVRLGQPAPTLSGGEAQRVKLAAELQKRSTGKTVYILDEPTTGLHFEDIRKLLGVINGLVDKGNTVIVIEHNLDVIKTSDWLVDMGPEGGSGGGTVVAEGTPEQVAAVADSYTGQFLSEVLPVEAAVG; translated from the coding sequence GTGGCCGACCGGCTTGTCGTTCGCGGGGCGCGCGAGCACAACCTGCGAGGGGTGGACCTCGACCTGCCGAGGGACAGCCTCATCGTGTTCACCGGGCTGTCCGGCTCGGGCAAGTCCAGCCTCGCCTTCGACACGATCTTCGCCGAGGGCCAGCGCCGCTACGTCGAGTCGCTGTCCGCGTACGCGCGCCAGTTCCTCGGCCAGATGGACAAACCGGACGTCGACTTCATCGAGGGCCTGTCGCCCGCCGTGTCGATCGACCAGAAGTCCACCAGCCGCAACCCGCGCTCGACCGTGGGCACCATCACCGAGGTCTACGACTACCTGCGGCTGCTCTACGCGCGCGCCGGCAAGGCGCACTGCCCGACCTGCGGCGAGGCGATCAGCAAGCAGACGCCGCAGCAGATCGTGGACCAGGTGCTGGCGATGGCGGCGGGCACCAAGTTCCAGGTGCTCGCGCCGGTCATCCGCGGCCGCAAGGGCGAGTACCTGGACCTGTTCTCGACCCTGCAGTCGCAGGGCTACTCGCGGGCCAAGGTCGACGGCGTGGTGCACGCGCTGGCCGAGGTGCCGAAGCTGAAGAAGCAGGAGAAGCACCACATCGCGGTGGTGATCGACCGGCTGAGCGTGAAGGCGAGCGCCAAGCAGCGGCTGACCGACTCGGTCGAGACCGCGCTGCGGCTGGCCGACGGCCTGGTCGAGCTGGAGTTCGTGGACGTGCCGGAGGGTGACCCGGGCCGGGTGCGCGGCTTCTCGGAGAACCTGGCCTGCCCGAACGGCCACCCGCTGGCGATCGAGGACCTGGAGCCGCGGTCGTTCTCGTTCAACTCGCCCTACGGCGCGTGCCCGGCCTGCACGGGCATCGGCGTCCGCAAGGAGGTCGACCCGGAGCTGGTGGTGCCGGACGACGAGCTGTCGCTGGCCGAGGGCGCGATCGCGCCGTGGGCGTCCGGTCAGACCGCCGAGTACTTCACCCGGCTGCTGGAATCGCTCGGCCTGGCGATCGGCTTCCGGATGGACACGCCGTGGCGGCAGCTGCCCGCCAAGGTGCAGAAGGCGGTGCTGCACGGCGTCGACGAGCAGGTCAACGTCCGCTACAAGAACCGGTACGGCCGCGAGCGCTCCTACTACGCCAACTTCGAGGGCGTGATCCCGTTCCTGGAGCGGCGGCAGGAGCAGACCGAGTCCGAGTACATGCGGGAGAAGTACGAGGGCTACATGCGGGAGGTGCCGTGCCCCACGTGCCAGGGCACCCGCCTCAAGCCGGAGATCCTGGCCGTCACGCTGCACCACGGGCGCAAGGGCGACAAGTCCATCGCCGAGGTGTGCGCGATGTCGGTGGCCGAGTGCTCGGACTTCCTCGACGGGCTCAAGCTGGGCAAGCGCGAGTCGATGATCGCGGGCGCGGTGCTCAAGGAGATCCAGGCCCGGCTGCACTTCCTGCTCGACGTCGGCCTGAACTACCTGTCGCTGGACCGCGCGTCCGGCACCCTGTCCGGCGGTGAGGCGCAGCGGATCAGGCTGGCCACGCAGATCGGCTCCGGCCTGGTCGGCGTGCTGTACGTGCTGGACGAGCCGTCGATCGGCCTGCACCAGCGCGACAACCACAAGCTGATCGAGACGCTGACCAGGCTGCGCGACCTGGGCAACACGCTGATCGTGGTCGAGCACGACGAGGACACGATCCGCACCTCGGACTGGGTGGTCGACATCGGCCCCGGCGCGGGCGAGCACGGCGGCAAGGTCGTGCACAGCGGCCCGTACCAGGAGCTGCTGAAGAACAAGGAGTCGATCACCGGCGCGTACCTGGCGGGGCGCGAGGAGATCCCGATGCCCGCCGCCCGCCGCAAGGTGGACAAGAAGCGGCAGCTGACCGTGGTCGGCGCGCGGGAGCACAACCTGCGCGGCATCGACGTGTCGTTCCCGCTCGGCTGCCTGGTCTCGGTGACCGGCGTGTCCGGCTCGGGCAAGTCGACGCTGGTCAACGACATCCTGGCGACCGTGCTGGCGAACAAGCTGAACGGCGCGCGGCAGGTGCCGGGCAGGCACACCAGGGTGCGCGGGCTGGACCAGGTCGACAAGCTGGTGCAGGTCGACCAGTCGCCGATCGGCCGGACCCCGCGGTCCAACCCGGCCACCTACACGGGCGTGTTCGACCACATCCGCAAGCTGTTCGCGGCGACCACCGAGGCGAAGGTGCGCGGCTACCAGCCGGGCCGGTTCTCGTTCAACGTCAAGGGCGGGCGCTGCGAGGCGTGCGCGGGCGACGGCACGATCAAGATCGAGATGAACTTCCTGCCGGACGTCTACGTGCCGTGCGAGGTGTGCAAGGGCGCCCGGTACAACCGCGAGACGCTGGAAGTGCACTACAAGGGCAAGACGATCTCCGAAGTCCTCGACATGCCCATCGAGGAGGCGGCGGGGTTCTTCGAGCCGATCAACGCGATCCACCGGCACCTGCGGACGCTGGTCGACGTCGGCCTGGGCTACGTGCGGCTGGGCCAGCCCGCGCCGACCCTGTCCGGCGGTGAGGCGCAGCGGGTGAAGCTGGCGGCCGAGCTGCAGAAGCGGTCGACCGGCAAGACGGTCTACATCCTGGACGAGCCGACCACGGGTCTGCACTTCGAGGACATCCGCAAGCTGCTCGGCGTGATCAACGGCCTGGTGGACAAGGGCAACACGGTGATCGTGATCGAGCACAACCTCGACGTGATCAAGACGTCGGACTGGCTGGTGGACATGGGTCCCGAGGGTGGTTCCGGCGGCGGCACGGTGGTGGCCGAGGGCACGCCGGAGCAGGTGGCGGCGGTCGCGGACAGCTACACCGGGCAGTTCCTGAGCGAGGTGCTGCCGGTCGAGGCGGCGGTCGGCTGA
- a CDS encoding GntP family permease, which produces MIDWLQHTTGGLLTLSALSIALLLALIIRWKVEPFIALLVVGLLVALAAGLPVETLVGSAQKASESLVEKGFGGILGHVAAIIGLGTLLGSILEASGGAEVLTRSLLRAFGEKRAPLAMGLAGLTFGVPVFFDIGIFVLAPLVYVAAKRSGRSVVLYAMPLLAGLSVMHAFMPPHPGPVAAAGLLGVELGWIIIMALAVAIPAWFIGGVLFSAWIGKRLHVPVPEEMLAAAEAARGEQTKGEPPLSLVLGIIAVPLVLILAGTFGSVLLPKGSTALGVFTFFGTPAVALTIAVLLAFWLLGFRRGMTREQVTDLSGASLRPVAMILLVVGAGGFFGAVLAATGVGKVLATSLADLGLPVIALSYVISCGLRIAQGSATVAIVTTTGIVAPVVADLSYSQPQLALLVMSIAAGSIIASHVNDGGFWIVSRYFGLSVKETLQTWTALETILSVVGFAVAALLSLVV; this is translated from the coding sequence GTGATCGACTGGCTGCAGCACACCACCGGCGGCCTGCTGACGCTGTCCGCGCTCAGCATCGCCCTGCTGCTGGCGCTGATCATCAGGTGGAAGGTCGAGCCGTTCATCGCGCTGCTCGTCGTCGGCCTGCTGGTCGCCCTGGCCGCCGGGCTGCCGGTGGAGACGCTGGTCGGCTCGGCGCAGAAGGCGTCGGAGTCGTTGGTGGAGAAGGGCTTCGGCGGCATCCTCGGCCACGTCGCCGCGATCATCGGCCTGGGCACCCTGCTCGGCTCCATCCTCGAAGCCTCCGGCGGCGCCGAGGTGCTGACCCGGTCGCTGCTGCGGGCGTTCGGCGAGAAGCGCGCCCCGCTGGCCATGGGCCTGGCCGGGTTGACCTTCGGCGTGCCGGTGTTCTTCGACATCGGCATCTTCGTGCTCGCACCCCTGGTGTACGTGGCCGCCAAGCGCAGCGGCCGGTCCGTGGTGCTGTACGCGATGCCGCTGCTGGCCGGGCTGTCGGTGATGCACGCGTTCATGCCGCCGCACCCCGGGCCCGTCGCGGCGGCCGGGCTGCTCGGCGTCGAACTGGGCTGGATCATCATCATGGCGCTCGCCGTGGCGATCCCGGCGTGGTTCATCGGCGGCGTGCTGTTCTCGGCGTGGATCGGCAAGCGGCTGCACGTGCCGGTGCCGGAGGAGATGCTGGCCGCGGCGGAGGCGGCGCGCGGCGAGCAGACCAAGGGCGAACCGCCGCTGTCGCTGGTGCTGGGCATCATCGCGGTGCCGCTGGTGCTGATCCTGGCGGGCACGTTCGGCAGCGTCCTGCTGCCCAAGGGTTCCACCGCGCTGGGCGTGTTCACGTTCTTCGGCACGCCCGCGGTCGCGTTGACGATCGCCGTGCTGCTGGCGTTCTGGCTCCTCGGCTTCCGCCGCGGCATGACCCGCGAGCAGGTGACCGACCTGTCCGGCGCGTCGCTGCGACCCGTGGCGATGATCCTGCTGGTGGTCGGCGCGGGCGGGTTCTTCGGCGCGGTGCTGGCCGCGACCGGCGTCGGCAAGGTGCTCGCCACGTCGCTGGCCGACCTCGGCCTGCCGGTGATTGCGCTGTCGTACGTGATCAGCTGCGGCCTGCGCATCGCCCAGGGCTCGGCCACGGTCGCGATCGTGACCACGACCGGCATCGTCGCGCCCGTCGTCGCGGACCTGAGCTACTCGCAGCCGCAGCTGGCCCTGCTCGTCATGTCCATCGCGGCGGGCTCGATCATCGCCTCGCACGTCAACGACGGCGGGTTCTGGATCGTGTCCCGCTACTTCGGCCTGTCGGTGAAGGAAACCCTCCAGACGTGGACCGCGCTGGAGACCATCCTGTCCGTGGTCGGCTTCGCGGTGGCCGCGCTGCTCAGCCTCGTCGTCTGA
- a CDS encoding MBL fold metallo-hydrolase, translating into MDVLEDYTGHVSPGGPAARRTLDALTITKVSVGPMDNNAYLLVCRATNEGLLIDAAADPERLSDVVGHSVHRPRLKTVVTTHQHADHWGALGAVAGANGSNTIAHAADAHVLPIPPDVFVEHGDAVHVGEVPLTVVHLRGHTPGSIALLYRDPTGHPHLFTGDSLFPGGPGRTTSPEDFKSLMDDLEARVFGELPDDTWFYPGHGDDSTLGAERPKLGEWRSRGW; encoded by the coding sequence GTGGACGTACTAGAGGACTACACGGGGCATGTATCGCCGGGCGGACCGGCAGCACGGCGCACCCTGGACGCGCTGACCATCACGAAGGTCTCGGTCGGGCCGATGGACAACAACGCGTACCTGCTGGTGTGCCGCGCGACGAACGAGGGCCTGCTGATCGACGCGGCCGCCGACCCGGAACGCCTGTCGGACGTGGTCGGCCACTCGGTGCACCGCCCGAGGCTGAAGACGGTGGTGACCACCCATCAGCACGCCGACCACTGGGGCGCGCTGGGCGCCGTGGCGGGCGCCAACGGCTCGAACACGATCGCGCACGCGGCGGACGCCCACGTCCTCCCCATCCCGCCGGACGTGTTCGTGGAGCACGGCGACGCGGTGCACGTCGGCGAAGTGCCCCTGACCGTCGTCCACCTGCGCGGCCACACCCCGGGCTCGATCGCCCTGCTCTACCGCGACCCCACCGGCCACCCGCACCTGTTCACGGGCGACTCGCTGTTCCCGGGCGGTCCTGGACGGACAACAAGCCCGGAGGACTTCAAGAGCCTGATGGACGACTTGGAGGCTCGGGTCTTCGGTGAACTACCCGATGACACCTGGTTCTACCCCGGTCACGGGGATGATTCCACGCTCGGAGCCGAGCGCCCCAAGCTCGGCGAGTGGCGTTCGCGCGGCTGGTGA
- a CDS encoding sugar kinase, which translates to MRFDLPGDVVCLGETMAVLVPAEPGPVRAARTWTRAIGGAESNVAVHLARLGARSRWVSAVGDDAFGGAVLDAVGGAGVDVTDVLVDPDRPTGLYVKEADAGGSPVRYYRRGSAASAMGPDAFHRLRLDDVALVHVSGITAALSDSCLALLRAVLRRPRAVRVSFDLNWRPALWHDRDPSVLRDLADAADVVLAGSDEARAVWGTGDPAELRALLPGPTTLVVKHGERGATTVEDGGTTFQPGLRVDVVEPVGAGDAFAAGYLAAHLAGEPPARRLRAGHLQAASALLTREDVGESLPPAVTAPLLDADSRTWAAAHLRRRR; encoded by the coding sequence ATGCGGTTCGACCTGCCGGGCGACGTGGTGTGCCTGGGCGAGACCATGGCCGTCCTGGTGCCCGCCGAACCCGGCCCGGTGCGCGCCGCGCGCACGTGGACGCGGGCGATCGGCGGCGCCGAGTCCAACGTGGCCGTCCACCTGGCCCGGCTGGGGGCGCGCAGCCGCTGGGTGAGCGCCGTCGGCGACGACGCGTTCGGCGGCGCGGTGCTCGACGCGGTGGGCGGCGCGGGCGTCGACGTCACCGACGTCCTGGTCGACCCGGACCGGCCCACCGGCCTCTACGTCAAGGAGGCCGACGCGGGCGGCAGCCCGGTGCGGTACTACCGGCGCGGCTCGGCGGCGTCCGCGATGGGCCCCGACGCGTTCCACCGGCTGCGGTTGGACGACGTGGCGCTGGTGCACGTCAGCGGCATCACCGCGGCCCTGTCGGACAGCTGCCTGGCGCTGCTGCGCGCCGTGCTGCGCCGACCCCGGGCCGTCCGCGTCTCGTTCGACCTCAACTGGCGGCCCGCCCTGTGGCACGACCGCGACCCGTCGGTGCTGCGCGACCTGGCCGACGCGGCGGACGTCGTGCTGGCCGGCTCCGACGAGGCGCGGGCGGTGTGGGGCACGGGCGACCCGGCCGAGCTGCGGGCGCTGCTGCCCGGTCCGACGACGCTGGTGGTCAAGCACGGCGAACGCGGCGCGACCACCGTCGAGGACGGCGGCACGACGTTCCAGCCCGGCCTGCGGGTGGACGTCGTCGAGCCCGTCGGCGCGGGCGACGCGTTCGCCGCCGGCTACCTCGCCGCGCACCTCGCGGGCGAGCCACCGGCCCGCCGACTGCGCGCCGGGCACCTCCAAGCCGCCTCGGCCCTGCTCACCAGGGAGGATGTCGGCGAGTCGCTGCCGCCCGCGGTGACCGCGCCACTGCTGGACGCCGATTCCCGCACGTGGGCCGCCGCACACCTGAGGAGACGTCGATGA
- a CDS encoding maleylpyruvate isomerase family mycothiol-dependent enzyme, whose product MSFADAAQVRSAQTSVPAPREQSAAVQHAIAGLAEVERATEALYEVVAALDLPALRGPSLLPGWSRGHVVTHLARNADALVNLMTWAKTGVEHQMYPSAADRDADIAEGAGRPPQLLRADLDAACQRFTAFARDLPPTAWEAEVVHPKAGPFLAHRVPWLRLREVWFHLVDLDRGVGFEDLPPELLEHFVEDVVGQYADRADAPAVRVVAVFPDGRQRGWALTADSGTSSEVSGSAADVLGWLTGRHSGARLTGEAPALPKWL is encoded by the coding sequence ATGAGCTTCGCCGATGCCGCCCAGGTCCGATCCGCCCAGACGAGCGTACCCGCGCCACGCGAGCAGTCGGCAGCGGTGCAGCACGCGATCGCCGGGCTCGCCGAGGTCGAACGGGCGACAGAGGCGCTGTACGAGGTCGTCGCGGCCCTTGACCTGCCGGCTTTGCGCGGGCCGAGCCTGCTGCCCGGCTGGAGCCGCGGCCACGTGGTGACGCATCTCGCACGCAACGCCGACGCCCTGGTGAACCTGATGACGTGGGCGAAGACCGGCGTCGAGCACCAGATGTACCCGAGCGCCGCCGACCGCGACGCCGACATCGCCGAGGGCGCGGGCCGGCCGCCGCAGCTGCTGCGGGCCGACCTCGACGCGGCGTGCCAGCGGTTCACGGCGTTCGCCCGCGACCTGCCGCCCACCGCGTGGGAGGCGGAGGTCGTGCACCCGAAGGCCGGGCCGTTCCTGGCGCACCGGGTGCCGTGGCTGCGGCTGCGCGAGGTGTGGTTCCACCTGGTCGACCTCGACCGGGGCGTCGGGTTCGAGGACCTGCCGCCGGAGCTGCTGGAGCACTTCGTCGAGGACGTCGTCGGCCAGTACGCCGACCGGGCCGACGCGCCCGCCGTGCGGGTGGTGGCGGTGTTCCCGGACGGTCGTCAGCGCGGCTGGGCGCTGACCGCGGACAGCGGGACGTCGTCCGAGGTCAGCGGCTCGGCGGCGGACGTGCTGGGGTGGTTGACCGGCCGCCACAGCGGCGCCCGGCTGACCGGGGAGGCGCCGGCGCTGCCCAAGTGGCTCTGA
- a CDS encoding IclR family transcriptional regulator, whose protein sequence is MSQSLDRALTLVGELATGPKTLDELSGVIEVHKSTAMRLLRTLESHRFVQREGVHHYRLGTALFDLANRALEERDVRRSAENALRELNARTGYTVHLASYEDGEVIYIDKYDSTHPMRMYSRIGRRAPLHCTAVAKVLLSDLPEPRRREVARAIDYAPLTANTITTPEAYLAELDRVRTAGYAVDNAEHEDFIHCVAAPVRGARGEVVAAVSMSVPKVLLDFDGLLGHLPDLLATARAASVECGWSPRD, encoded by the coding sequence ATGAGCCAAAGCCTGGACCGGGCGCTGACCCTGGTCGGCGAGCTGGCCACCGGACCGAAGACGCTGGACGAGCTGTCCGGCGTCATCGAGGTGCACAAGTCGACCGCCATGAGGCTCCTGCGCACCCTGGAGTCGCACCGGTTCGTGCAGCGCGAGGGCGTGCACCACTACCGGCTCGGCACCGCGCTGTTCGACCTCGCCAACCGGGCGCTGGAGGAGCGGGACGTGCGGCGCAGCGCCGAGAACGCCCTGCGCGAGCTCAACGCCCGCACCGGCTACACCGTGCACCTCGCGTCCTACGAGGACGGCGAGGTCATCTACATCGACAAGTACGACAGCACCCACCCCATGCGGATGTACTCCCGCATCGGCCGGCGCGCCCCGCTGCACTGCACCGCCGTCGCCAAGGTGCTGCTGTCGGACCTGCCCGAGCCGCGCCGCCGCGAGGTCGCCCGCGCCATCGACTACGCGCCGCTCACCGCGAACACCATCACCACGCCCGAGGCGTACCTGGCCGAGCTGGACCGCGTCCGCACCGCCGGCTACGCCGTGGACAACGCCGAGCACGAAGACTTCATCCACTGCGTCGCCGCGCCCGTCCGGGGCGCGCGCGGCGAGGTCGTCGCCGCCGTGTCGATGTCGGTGCCCAAGGTGCTGCTCGACTTCGACGGCCTCCTCGGCCACCTGCCCGACCTGCTCGCGACCGCGCGAGCGGCCTCCGTCGAGTGCGGCTGGTCGCCGCGCGACTGA